The Pelobates fuscus isolate aPelFus1 chromosome 2, aPelFus1.pri, whole genome shotgun sequence genome has a segment encoding these proteins:
- the LOC134586397 gene encoding uncharacterized protein LOC134586397, with protein MPRLLVPSMHCPLTPSQYGQLSPSRYGQLTPSRNAPPTPSQYSQPIPPSMASQLPPSMPRQLPPSMVQLIPLSIDCQLPPSMASQLPPSMPRQLPPSMPPPTTSQYGQPTPSQYGSTNPSKYRLPTPSQYGQPTPSQYATANYLPVWPADSLPVWFTNSLPVWPANSLPVCHRQLPPSMASQLPPSMVQQIPLSIDCQLPPSMASRLPPSMPPPTTSQYGQPTPSQYGSPTPSQYGQPTPSQYGSTNPSKYRLPTLSQYAPPSPSQNAPPTASQYGQPTPSQYAPPTPYQYFPLTPSQYAPLTPFQKWTPTPLQYGSPTPSQYAPPTPSQYAPPTPYQYGTPTPSQYAPPTPSQYAPPTPSQYAPPTPYQYGTPTPSQYAPPTPSEYSLPTPSQYGPPTLYQNV; from the exons ATGCCCCGCCTTCTAGTCCCCAGCATGCACTGTCCTTTAACACCTTCCCAGTATGGCCAGCTGTCTCCTTCCCGGTATGGCCAGCTGACTCCCTCCCGGAATGCCCCGCCGACTCCCTCCCAGTATAGCCAGCCAA TCCCTCCCAGTATGGCCAGCCAACTCCCTCCCAGTATGCCCCGCCAACTCCCGCCCAGTATGGTTCAACTAATCCCTCTAAGTATAGACTGCCAACTCCCTCCCAGTATGGCCAGCCAACTCCCTCCCAGTATGCCCCGCCAACTCCCTCCCAGTATGCCACCGCCAACTACCTCCCAGTATGGCCAGCCAACTCCCTCCCAGTATGGTTCAACAAATCCCTCTAAGTATAGACTGCCAACTCCCTCCCAGTATGGCCAGCCGACTCCCTCCCAGTATGCCACCGCCAACTACCTCCCAGTATGGCCAGCCGACTCCCTCCCAGTATGGTTCACCAACTCCCTCCCAGTATGGCCGGCCAACTCCCTCCCAGTATGCCACCGCCAACTACCTCCCAGTATGGCCAGCCAACTCCCTCCCAGTATGGTTCAACAAATCCCTCTAAGTATAGACTGCCAACTCCCTCCCAGTATGGCCAGCCGACTCCCTCCCAGTATGCCACCGCCAACTACCTCCCAGTATGGCCAGCCGACTCCCTCCCAGTATGGTTCACCAACTCCCTCCCAGTATGGCCAGCCAACTCCCTCCCAGTATGGTTCAACAAATCCCTCTAAGTATAGACTGCCAACTCTCTCCCAGTATGCCCCGCCGTCTCCCTCCCAGAATGCCCCACCGACTGCCTCCCAGTATGGCCAGCCAACTCCCTCCCAGTATGCCCCACCAACTCCCTACCAGTATTTCCCGCTGACTCCCTCCCAGTATGCCCCGCTGACTCCCTTCCAGAAATGGACGCCGACTCCCTTGCAGTATGGTTCACCAACTCCCTCTCAGTATGCCCCGCCAACTCCCTCCCAGTATGCCCCGCCGACTCCCTATCAGTATGGCACGCCAACTCCCTCCCAGTATGCCCCGCCGACTCCCTCCCAGTATGCCCCGCCAACTCCCTCCCAGTATGCCCCGCCAACTCCCTATCAGTATGGCACGCCAACTCCCTCCCAGTATGCCCCACCCACACCCTCCGAGTATAGCCTGCCAACACCCTCCCAGTATGGCCCCCCAACTCTCTACCAGAATGTATAA